TCGGTGACGTGGATCAAGAGCAGCCACAGCAATGCCACCGGCAACTGCGTGGAGCTGGCAGCACTCCCCGACGGACGGGTCGCCGTGCGCAACTCCCGGGATCCGCAGGGGCCCGCCCTCGTCTACACGCGGGACGAGGTGGAGGCCTTCGTCGCGGGGGCGCGCGGCGGTGAATTCGATGACGTGATTGGCTGAAATCCAGCACTCCGCCGTCCAGTTCGCCGTGGCTCACACACGGATGTACGGGATAGTGTCGACGTCTTCTCAATAGTCCGCAGGAGCGCACGATGGCTGCAGTAGAACCGAGCCCGTCGTTGTTCGCCGGGCCACTGGGAACGGTCGAGAGCAACCCGACCGCCCTGAAGGTGATCCTGGGTGGCAAGCTGCGCGAACTGCGCACGGCCGCCGGGCTCGACCCCTCCGCCGTCGACGTCCGCCTCGGCTTCT
The genomic region above belongs to Streptomyces marianii and contains:
- a CDS encoding DUF397 domain-containing protein, which gives rise to MEFTNGMPAGELSSVTWIKSSHSNATGNCVELAALPDGRVAVRNSRDPQGPALVYTRDEVEAFVAGARGGEFDDVIG